A genomic region of Ictidomys tridecemlineatus isolate mIctTri1 chromosome 10, mIctTri1.hap1, whole genome shotgun sequence contains the following coding sequences:
- the LOC106144715 gene encoding uncharacterized protein LOC106144715 isoform X3 produces MLRLRRRRRARPSPRCRLLPAARRLSGLSRRRARGAGGTRRPPPPPPRRPPPSSRLPPPGPAAGSARRARGSRGAMLTALPSRRPGARGREGAAAGESAGGPRARSARALTASPRRAAGLRGPGGRGGAGPSGAGPAGGAGPGGRPGKLASLRGRRSHGAAEPAATRRCGAQARPPAAPLPLPLRVYCVWRSLRRPGRARGPGLGRPRAGGSSGGRWTCARPARLASASRPRPGPVHARSYLPSSCLRRLYPKLVSAYSHVSTHELHINTHVKATYVQARSSPERCAPSAQTRGQHCSAGPLPASAACEWHGPAPRSAGADCKGWRSTNSRVGRTGKW; encoded by the coding sequence ATGCTCCggctccgccgccgccgccgcgcccgGCCCTCCCCTCGGTGCCGCCTTCTTCCCGCCGCCCGGCGCCTCTCGGGCCTGAGCCGGCGACgggcgcggggggcgggggggacgCGCAggccgccgcctcctcctcccCGCCGGCCTCCGCCCTCCTCCCGGCTCCCCCCGCCCGGCCCCGCCGCCGGGTCGGCGCGGAGGGCTCGGGGCTCGAGGGGCGCCATGTTGACGGCCCTGCCCAGCCGGCGCCCGGGCGCGCGGGGCCGGGAAGGCGCCGCGGCCGGCGAGAGCGCGGGAGGGCCGAGGGCGAGGTCCGCGCGCGCACTTACTGCGTCTCCTCGCCGAGCCGCAGGCCTGCGGGGCCCGGGGGGCCGCGGCGGGGCCGGGCCGAGCGGCGCGGGGCCTGCGGGCGGCGCGGGGCCGGGCGGGCGCCCGGGAAAGTTGGCGTCCCTGCGCGGCCGCCGCTCACATGGCGCAGCGGAGCCGGCGGCCACTCGTCGCTGCGGGGCCCAGGCCCGCCCGCCCGCGGCCCCGCTCCCGCTCCCGCTCCGAGTTTATTGTGTCTGGCGGAGTCTCCGGCGGCCGGGCCGGGCGagagggcctgggctgggccGGCCGCGCGCGGGGGGCTCTAGTGGCGGGCGCTGGACTTGCGCGCGGCCGGCCCGGCTCGCGTCCGCCTCCCGCCCAAGGCCGGGGCCGGTGCACGCCCGCTCCTACCTTCCCTCGTCCTGTCTTCGGCGCCTCTATCCAAAATTAGTTTCAGCATATTCTCATGTATCCACACACGAACTCCATATCAATACACACGTGAAAGCTACGTACGTGCAGGCGCGCTCGAGCCCTGAGCGGTGCGCACCGAGCGCTCAGACACGAGGGCAGCATTGTTCGGCTGGGCCGCTCCCGGCCAGCGCCGCGTGTGAGTGGCACGGACCTGCTCCGCGGTCTGCGGGGGCGGATTGCAAAGGCTGGAGAAGCACCAACTCCCGTGTTGGCAGAACTG
- the LOC106144715 gene encoding uncharacterized protein LOC106144715 isoform X2 produces MLRLRRRRRARPSPRCRLLPAARRLSGLSRRRARGAGGTRRPPPPPPRRPPPSSRLPPPGPAAGSARRARGSRGAMLTALPSRRPGARGREGAAAGESAGGPRARSARALTASPRRAAGLRGPGGRGGAGPSGAGPAGGAGPGGRPGKLASLRGRRSHGAAEPAATRRCGAQARPPAAPLPLPLRVYCVWRSLRRPGRARGPGLGRPRAGGSSGGRWTCARPARLASASRPRPGPVHARSYLPSSCLRRLYPKLVSAYSHVSTHELHINTHVKATYVQARSSPERCAPSAQTRGQHCSAGPLPASAACEWHGPAPRSAGADCKGWRSTNSRVGRTDRTTS; encoded by the coding sequence ATGCTCCggctccgccgccgccgccgcgcccgGCCCTCCCCTCGGTGCCGCCTTCTTCCCGCCGCCCGGCGCCTCTCGGGCCTGAGCCGGCGACgggcgcggggggcgggggggacgCGCAggccgccgcctcctcctcccCGCCGGCCTCCGCCCTCCTCCCGGCTCCCCCCGCCCGGCCCCGCCGCCGGGTCGGCGCGGAGGGCTCGGGGCTCGAGGGGCGCCATGTTGACGGCCCTGCCCAGCCGGCGCCCGGGCGCGCGGGGCCGGGAAGGCGCCGCGGCCGGCGAGAGCGCGGGAGGGCCGAGGGCGAGGTCCGCGCGCGCACTTACTGCGTCTCCTCGCCGAGCCGCAGGCCTGCGGGGCCCGGGGGGCCGCGGCGGGGCCGGGCCGAGCGGCGCGGGGCCTGCGGGCGGCGCGGGGCCGGGCGGGCGCCCGGGAAAGTTGGCGTCCCTGCGCGGCCGCCGCTCACATGGCGCAGCGGAGCCGGCGGCCACTCGTCGCTGCGGGGCCCAGGCCCGCCCGCCCGCGGCCCCGCTCCCGCTCCCGCTCCGAGTTTATTGTGTCTGGCGGAGTCTCCGGCGGCCGGGCCGGGCGagagggcctgggctgggccGGCCGCGCGCGGGGGGCTCTAGTGGCGGGCGCTGGACTTGCGCGCGGCCGGCCCGGCTCGCGTCCGCCTCCCGCCCAAGGCCGGGGCCGGTGCACGCCCGCTCCTACCTTCCCTCGTCCTGTCTTCGGCGCCTCTATCCAAAATTAGTTTCAGCATATTCTCATGTATCCACACACGAACTCCATATCAATACACACGTGAAAGCTACGTACGTGCAGGCGCGCTCGAGCCCTGAGCGGTGCGCACCGAGCGCTCAGACACGAGGGCAGCATTGTTCGGCTGGGCCGCTCCCGGCCAGCGCCGCGTGTGAGTGGCACGGACCTGCTCCGCGGTCTGCGGGGGCGGATTGCAAAGGCTGGAGAAGCACCAACTCCCGTGTTGGCAGAACTG
- the LOC106144715 gene encoding uncharacterized protein LOC106144715 isoform X1 codes for MLRLRRRRRARPSPRCRLLPAARRLSGLSRRRARGAGGTRRPPPPPPRRPPPSSRLPPPGPAAGSARRARGSRGAMLTALPSRRPGARGREGAAAGESAGGPRARSARALTASPRRAAGLRGPGGRGGAGPSGAGPAGGAGPGGRPGKLASLRGRRSHGAAEPAATRRCGAQARPPAAPLPLPLRVYCVWRSLRRPGRARGPGLGRPRAGGSSGGRWTCARPARLASASRPRPGPVHARSYLPSSCLRRLYPKLVSAYSHVSTHELHINTHVKATYVQARSSPERCAPSAQTRGQHCSAGPLPASAACEWHGPAPRSAGADCKGWRSTNSRVGRTEGAPFLPPPAFEKTGQQAEDT; via the coding sequence ATGCTCCggctccgccgccgccgccgcgcccgGCCCTCCCCTCGGTGCCGCCTTCTTCCCGCCGCCCGGCGCCTCTCGGGCCTGAGCCGGCGACgggcgcggggggcgggggggacgCGCAggccgccgcctcctcctcccCGCCGGCCTCCGCCCTCCTCCCGGCTCCCCCCGCCCGGCCCCGCCGCCGGGTCGGCGCGGAGGGCTCGGGGCTCGAGGGGCGCCATGTTGACGGCCCTGCCCAGCCGGCGCCCGGGCGCGCGGGGCCGGGAAGGCGCCGCGGCCGGCGAGAGCGCGGGAGGGCCGAGGGCGAGGTCCGCGCGCGCACTTACTGCGTCTCCTCGCCGAGCCGCAGGCCTGCGGGGCCCGGGGGGCCGCGGCGGGGCCGGGCCGAGCGGCGCGGGGCCTGCGGGCGGCGCGGGGCCGGGCGGGCGCCCGGGAAAGTTGGCGTCCCTGCGCGGCCGCCGCTCACATGGCGCAGCGGAGCCGGCGGCCACTCGTCGCTGCGGGGCCCAGGCCCGCCCGCCCGCGGCCCCGCTCCCGCTCCCGCTCCGAGTTTATTGTGTCTGGCGGAGTCTCCGGCGGCCGGGCCGGGCGagagggcctgggctgggccGGCCGCGCGCGGGGGGCTCTAGTGGCGGGCGCTGGACTTGCGCGCGGCCGGCCCGGCTCGCGTCCGCCTCCCGCCCAAGGCCGGGGCCGGTGCACGCCCGCTCCTACCTTCCCTCGTCCTGTCTTCGGCGCCTCTATCCAAAATTAGTTTCAGCATATTCTCATGTATCCACACACGAACTCCATATCAATACACACGTGAAAGCTACGTACGTGCAGGCGCGCTCGAGCCCTGAGCGGTGCGCACCGAGCGCTCAGACACGAGGGCAGCATTGTTCGGCTGGGCCGCTCCCGGCCAGCGCCGCGTGTGAGTGGCACGGACCTGCTCCGCGGTCTGCGGGGGCGGATTGCAAAGGCTGGAGAAGCACCAACTCCCGTGTTGGCAGAACTG